CCCGGATAACTAAAGTTGCTATCCCCCGGGGTAACTAAAGCGTCATCCCGCGGGTAACTAACGTAGCTGCGTCAGCGATGTGTGGGCATATTTGCTTGGTGCCACACGCGCGGGGTGTGGATGAATAGTATTTGttgggcgtgtggcacgaagtaggTGCGTCCACACATGTGTGGGCAGTTGTAATGTTCGCTCACACATGACCCGTGTAGGCTGCCTTCTGATTATGCCACATAGGGCATGTGGGCGGATCTCTAATATGCCACACGTGTGAACGTTATCGGTGTCCCAAAACAAATACATGGATAATCCAAAGCCATCTTCCTAGCGATCTATATGTCGCTACATCTATTAGTTTGCTGATGTGTCTTGACCTCGCACCAACACATATCATCTACTCTTATGGCCTCACCAAGCTGCCCTACGACGTGCTGAGAGCACCAACCGGTCTAAATTCGTTGCCGCCATCTTCCGTCGTTTCAACTTCAGGAGAGATCAACGCATTGACCTTGCCAGACCAACTGTCGTCGATGCCAGATAGCGCTATAACACTACACTCGTCCATCAACACACGTCCAATGCCGAGATCTCGTTGCGCCACGATGCCGAGACCCGCTGTCATCGACGCAGTAGATGGCatataacatatactccctccattccataatttgaattaatggttttagttcaaaccacgacaaaAATTATGAAATGAAGAGAGTAATTAGTTAGTCAAATCGATGACCTAAAACTAGGTGTACCTAATACACCCAGACGGAGGaagtaataacatcttatattatatactccctccattccacaatgtagtgcttcctctatttccgtgcttcaactttgaccgtaaatttaactaccaaaaccgattgcggcgggagcaaacatTATATCAGCGAATtcatattcgaaagaagttttcaattatataattttttctcccgccgcagttggtcttgttggttaaatttatgatcaaagttggATCTCAAAAAGCGcgagcgcactatattttggaatggagggagtataagacaGAGGGAGTAATAGCAAGCGCGGAGCACTAGCAGAACTAAAACACAAACAAAAACACAAATGCAAGGGACATGCAACAGCAGCCTTGCAGAAAAATAATACTCCATTGGCCAACACGAGTCTTCGAACATTCTGATCAAAACAGCACCGAATCCTGGACACATAAGCAGCAGGGAAAGAAAGACCCCAGCAAACACTTCCAAACAGCCCAGGAATTACTTTGCCAAAAACTTCAACAGAGGCCGCGCTATAGTAACAATCGGAAACCACCAAACTTTGTTGAGTGTCAAATCACACCCAACCACGCAAGTCTGCCGcaaaaaaaaaaaataaaaaaataaaaaaaatctccaCACAAAGAGCATGAGCAACTAGGTGCTAGAGTTGCTACTTCATTCATACtccctccctccgttcctaaatataagatttttttagagatttcaataaaacTATATactaagcaaaatgaatgaatttacACTGTAAAATATGTCTCTATAAATCTATATGTAGACCGTGTtagaatctctaaaaggtcttatatatagaaatggaggagaacagttaggAGTTATGACCACGGTGCGTACTCCACACCAATGAACTATAAACCTATGGAAGGGCATATCTAAACTAAATAATCAACCATTTCAATGGTGCTTACTCAACACCAAGGAATCATTTTAAATTGCGACCATGCAATTTGTGCTTCTAAAAGTGCAGTACTATTATCAGTGTACAAAGTGTTCCGTCCTATTAGCAGTAATAACATCTAAGAACAAAGTAATATAAGACATCGGTCAATGAAATAAAGTACTTGCTATCTTTTAACAATAATCACGCTGAACTAACAATCCGACCCAAAACAGATGCAGTGACCCAATTACTGCTGCTGCGGTAACAATCAGACACAAAACCATGTTGAGAACCCAGATCACAGGCAGCTTCCCAAATATGGCTGAGAAAAAAACATCTCCACACAATGCAATAGGACCAAGGTGTGCACTGAACATGAAAGATTGAATTATTAAGCAACAGAAAGGAATATCAAAACCAAACATTTGTACAACTAAAACGCCATAATTAACTTCTGATGAAGGAATCAACATTCCGAACTGCAACCATGCCTTTCATGCTTTTGAACAATGAACGCTGAAAGTAAATAGGGGAGAATTTCAGAACAGTTCTATAGCATAGGATACTCCATTGTTTATAATACTAGCATGATGCTCAAGATATCATAACAAGCACCGAATGATGATAGAAGAAGTGCCGATTCCGCCATCCAAATTGTTCGCTTCATACAGGATAGATGCTTCAAGGGCACGAGTGCACGACTAGTCCAAAACATTAAGATGGAGCATGGCATCTCATAGCACAATAGAGAACAGAGGCTCCTTGTTCACAGCTTCTTGTTTTTGCGTCTCAAACAAtggaagtgaaatcatgctctcttgGAGGCGATGCCAACTAAGTGTCCAGTGGTTTTCATGCTCTTCACTTTCCACATTTCCTAAAAACACGCCATCAATATCACAGTGTAATATACGGCTACGACGATTCTGAACCGACAACTCACGCTCGTTCATCACAGCCATGCTACGAACATATTTGATTTGCAAATCAAGTGGTAGTGATGCCTCCATCACTGACAAGTTAATCTGGTACAAAAAGCCCCAAGTTTCAGCATCGTAGTCCTGCAACACCCAAACATCTAAAGTAGTGACACACTCAGAGGACGTGCGGCACAATGCTAGGGCACCACCCATATCCATCAATGACACCATATCGCCCAATTGTGTTGGGCGGCTCATCTGCCGGAATGTCTCGGCTATTGTGTCAAATACCGTTATGTTGAGACCCATTGCCCAATGCAGGCTACCACGATGGTGCACTGCTCGGCAATGGTAGAACCAATTATCAGGAATAAACCTTTGTTCTGGAACTGTCGGCCACTGGATGCTTCTTGGCTGATCCGATCCGACCATGAGGACGAAGTACTCAAGCGACTCAATTGCTACGTCGCTCCCATCGAGCAGCGTGTACGACCAGGGGTATGACACCCAAAGCACTCGGTGTTCTCCAGATGTGTGATGCCGGTAGAACCCGGCTACGCTGACCAGGAAGTGTGGTCGTCGTGGAGGATGTGGCAGGGACACACACTTGCGGGTGGCCGGGTTGCAGACGTAGAAATTGGATTGTTCTTGTTGCGACAGAATGAGGAGGCCACCACAGGTGGCGCGGTGTACAATGACGTCGTATTCGTGCCGAAGGACGGGCCGTATCTTCAGATCATCACCGGAGGTTCTGACGACGCGGGAGATGCCCTTCCCGTGATTGATGATGGGGAGCGAGGGCTGGTGGCGGTGGTGGTCGAGGATGAAGGCGTCGGTGGAAGTGCCGCACCGCCACGACCTGCGGACCGCGTGGCAGCGGAGTACGTCTTTGACAGGCAGCCGGACGAGGATCTCGTGGACGACCACCCACTCCGGTAGGTCGTCGAAGACGGTCGCGCTGCGGCTCCCTTGCATACTGATTCCTCGctgagatatatatatatacacacacacacacactactatATAGTGTATGAGTTTTGAATGTTTGAATTCATGCATTGAAATGCATTTCTGGCCGTTCATTGAGCTCCATCGGACGGCTCATAGTGCAGGGATTCGCTGCTACAGTACCATTCAATGTTATCAGGGTCTTTCCAGAAACATCTATTGATTGGCCCTGAGTAAGGGAGCCCACGGCATGTCAGTTCACTGGAGCAAACAGAGTCATCATGTCATACTCGCATCGCCTGAAGCAGTACAAATTGTTTTATCAAAGCAGACGGCCGCAGAGGTACATGGCCTGTGTGGTTGGAGAAACAAAATGGGATCCGTACCAATAAGTCTGACAGGAGGTGAAAAAGTAGAACGATAAAGAAGTAAACAAACCAAACCAGTGCGTGAACCAAACAGTGCATTGCGCACATACGATACATGGCATCACTGCCTCCCATGCATTTCTGGGTGGAAAGCCATGGTAAACGCTACGGtaaaacatggcaataggtagagTATATTACAACCTGCATTTTAAAAATACATTTTAAATATGTTAAAAAGCAGTACAAAAATAAATTTCACATGTGCATTTTTGCAAAATAGTGCAGGGAATAAAGTTTTACAAAATATGTCTTTTTTATTTTACCTCCACATAAAAGATAATTTTTACTGCTTCTAAATAGCGTTTCACGACACATTTTTTTGCCTTTTCACACATACAAAAAGAAATATTTTTCCACGAAATTTCCTATGCGTGCATATAACTTGGAGGGGGATGAATGCGTGCAacttatttaaaaaaaattgtcaTTACGAAATGTATTTTTTGAAGTTGGTTCATATGTATTTTTTCAGAACTTTTTAGGTGAGTTCAtatgtatttttttcataatttttgtcaTTTAGAAATGTGTTTTGAGAAGTGGGTTCATATGTATtcaggtttgtctatgtatttttcGCAATAGGTATCCCAAATTTTGTGCAAATTACATATTCATGTGATATGCCAATTCCGAATACATGCACAATGGacatttgtcttgaatcatttCTTCGTCATTTTCATGACTAATTCTCGCCAAATCACCCTGCAACGTAATGACGCGCATTGCGCGTGCATGCatactagtgtgtgtgtgtgtgtgtgtatatatatatatatatatatatatatatatatatatatatatatatatatataggtcaaATAGATGGggcacctaggtgcctgggcaccttgATTGTTTTGGAAACCATGATATATTTAATTAGTTTCCTACCCATTCTTCATGCAAGACTTTCATCACCCAGGATGCGGAAtaagttactattcatcacccaagatgcggaataagttattcttcatccgaggtaattttacgatcatttcataattaaattacgtttcaaattcaaataattacattcctattgattcactacgtaaaatttgacataagaaaataaaaatataggtcataagacaagaaaatttgcagtttatgtgtattttagactatgtttttacgtttataATTTtatataacataaaatattttttacggcgattatatattttcttacgatcCCTATATATATTTGTAGGACGGTGGAGCGAGGGGTCGACGCTTGGAAAAAGGTTCCAAGGAAAGAAAACAGGCGGATGGAGAATGCCATGGCCGGAGAGAGTCGAGGTGACTTACTTTACTCTGGAGCGGAGGACGGCGGAGCGAGGGCGGCGGTCTCCGGCGGTGACGGGACGGTGTCGTGTTCGTTCCCGGTGGCGTCTCTGGACAGGAAGACGAGACCTATAGATCTGAGGGGCGATTTGACAAGAAAAAGGGAAAGCAACACCGCAGATGGGATTTGCTTACGATCGTTGGATTACTAGCGACGTGGGTCCTTTTGTAGAGTTTCCTTGGAATTTGCTATTTGTGTATGACTAACAGAAACAAGAAATCACGGTGGATTAGCATTTGGAACGTGGATCCACCTTAGTTTGCTTCCGTGTAATGCTTCCTCAGAACGAACTGCTCCCGAGAATCTAGCGCACTAACAACCATGCCATTCCTAAACGTTTGTCCGTATACCCAGGCGATGTCATCAGGGCCGGGCCGGTAAAATCCGGGACCTTGTGCGAAACTAAAAAAATGAGACCTTATCtcactagaaaaaaaataaaatatcaAGCAATtataatgtatatttgatatagtgTCTTACGTAACAAATTATATTGTATTGAAACACAAGATATAAAAGGTGAATAAAATAAAATTATAGTAATATGGTAGTAGATATCAATTGGAGATTATGCATCAATGTTTGACAATTAAACGAACCGTCTAACTCACCTAGTCTTGTGTCCCGTCAGACTGAATTGCTATACTGTGATCTTTAATCGAGGAGCAATAATGCAAGAACATATCTTTCCATTGATCCATGTGAAAAGTTAATTAAGAAATAAGAATTAGGAGAATAGGAATATAATTTGGAGTAAGAACCCAGCGGTATTCCTACCTGACTCAAGAATCTGAGATCACGAAAGTAATAATCGATGGATGAGAAGTTACAAACCAATGAGATACTATATTTGCAATACCAAAACTAACATACAACATAACCTCATCATATCCTGCCTCTACCTATACCTGTCGGCGTGTCGTCCATCGCGACGTCGTCGGATCTTGATGTCTCGATGGCAGGAGGCAGGGGGATGCGCATGCGCCATGTCGCCTGCCCATGGATTCTCGATGCGATCGATGGAGCAGAATTAAACCGCCCTTTGGTTACAAAAAAACTGAGAAGATTAGCTTATTAATTTTTTGAGGGAAGATCGAGGCATCGAGCAGATCAGCATGCCCTAGCACCTTGGCGTCTGGGATCATAATCGAGGAATCGAGCAGTGGCTTGGGATGGTCGAGCAGCAGCCGGGTGGACGCACACACTGGGGAGTCACGCGCCAGCGGACAGAGGCCCAGTTCTATGCGAGGCCCAACACCTACCGTAGAAAAATATGTACAAAGGCATTTTAAAAAAGTTTGGGGCCCCCTAAATTGATGGGCCCTGTGCGGGCCGCACAGTACGCACAACTATGGGCCCGGCCCTGGATGTCATTGTAacgtcctcgatgcggctatatctcccacgtgtcgaaacacgacttagaggcataaccgcattgaaggcaatgtcgcaagaggggtaatctttacacatcccatatactgaataagaaagggaatatagagttggcttacaatcgccacttcacacaatacatgaataaaacattacatcatccagatacaatcaaggtccgactacggaacca
This portion of the Triticum dicoccoides isolate Atlit2015 ecotype Zavitan chromosome 7A, WEW_v2.0, whole genome shotgun sequence genome encodes:
- the LOC119333023 gene encoding F-box/LRR-repeat protein At2g43260-like, with protein sequence MQGSRSATVFDDLPEWVVVHEILVRLPVKDVLRCHAVRRSWRCGTSTDAFILDHHRHQPSLPIINHGKGISRVVRTSGDDLKIRPVLRHEYDVIVHRATCGGLLILSQQEQSNFYVCNPATRKCVSLPHPPRRPHFLVSVAGFYRHHTSGEHRVLWVSYPWSYTLLDGSDVAIESLEYFVLMVGSDQPRSIQWPTVPEQRFIPDNWFYHCRAVHHRGSLHWAMGLNITVFDTIAETFRQMSRPTQLGDMVSLMDMGGALALCRTSSECVTTLDVWVLQDYDAETWGFLYQINLSVMEASLPLDLQIKYVRSMAVMNERELSVQNRRSRILHCDIDGVFLGNVESEEHENHWTLSWHRLQESMISLPLFETQKQEAVNKEPLFSIVL